A single window of Caldimicrobium thiodismutans DNA harbors:
- a CDS encoding glutamate-5-semialdehyde dehydrogenase yields the protein MEEKLKTLVLDMAKKAKLASRTLMQLSSSVKNEVLLKVAQRLRANKGYLQEVNSRDVNLALTQGLSPAFIDRLTLSDKVIEAMAKGLEEVAQLPDPVGEVVKMWRRPNGLLVGRMRIPLGVIAIIYESRPNVTIDAAGLCFKSGNAVLLRGGKEALNSNLALAEIFKGVLEEMGLPQEAVQVIPTPERKAMEYLLELEEYIDLVIPRGGEGLIRFVTEKARMPVIKHYKGVCHVYVDEAADLSKALSIAVNAKCQRPGVCNAMETLLVHKAIAPSFLPEVAREYAKYGVEIRGCPETLKYIPYAKAATPSDYGYEFLDLILAVKVVDSLEEALSHIAQYGSNHTEAIITENYSRAMQFLKEVDASLVLVNASTRFNDGGELGLGAEIGISTTKLHAYGPMGLEELTTTKFIAFGDGQIRS from the coding sequence ATGGAAGAAAAGTTAAAGACACTGGTTCTGGATATGGCAAAAAAAGCTAAATTAGCCTCTCGGACCTTAATGCAACTTAGCTCATCTGTTAAAAATGAGGTTCTTTTAAAGGTAGCTCAAAGACTTAGAGCAAATAAAGGCTATCTTCAGGAGGTAAATTCCAGGGATGTAAATTTAGCTTTGACTCAGGGGCTTAGCCCCGCCTTTATTGATAGACTTACCCTTTCAGATAAGGTTATAGAGGCTATGGCAAAGGGTTTAGAAGAGGTAGCGCAACTTCCTGATCCTGTGGGAGAGGTTGTAAAGATGTGGAGGCGCCCTAACGGGCTCCTTGTGGGAAGAATGCGCATTCCCTTAGGAGTTATAGCTATAATCTATGAAAGTCGTCCTAATGTAACCATTGATGCAGCAGGGCTTTGTTTTAAAAGTGGAAATGCAGTTCTTTTAAGAGGAGGGAAAGAGGCCTTAAATTCCAATCTGGCTTTAGCTGAGATCTTTAAGGGAGTTCTTGAAGAAATGGGGCTACCCCAGGAGGCTGTGCAGGTTATCCCAACCCCTGAGCGTAAAGCCATGGAATATCTTCTTGAACTGGAAGAATATATTGATCTTGTTATCCCGAGAGGAGGGGAAGGTTTGATTAGATTTGTAACAGAAAAGGCCAGAATGCCTGTTATTAAACATTATAAAGGGGTCTGTCATGTCTATGTAGATGAAGCAGCTGATCTCTCAAAGGCCCTGAGCATTGCAGTTAATGCCAAGTGTCAAAGACCGGGGGTATGTAATGCCATGGAGACCCTTCTTGTGCACAAAGCCATTGCTCCAAGCTTTCTCCCAGAGGTAGCCAGGGAATATGCAAAGTATGGGGTAGAAATCCGGGGCTGTCCAGAGACCCTAAAGTATATTCCCTATGCTAAAGCAGCCACCCCTTCTGACTATGGATACGAATTCTTAGATCTCATTTTAGCGGTGAAAGTGGTTGATTCCTTAGAGGAGGCCCTAAGTCACATTGCCCAGTATGGAAGTAATCACACGGAGGCTATAATTACAGAGAATTACTCCCGGGCTATGCAATTTTTAAAGGAGGTTGATGCAAGTTTGGTTCTTGTCAATGCCTCAACACGCTTTAATGATGGGGGAGAGCTTGGCTTAGGGGCTGAGATTGGTATTTCCACAACTAAGCTTCATGCCTACGGGCCCATGGGCCTTGAAGAACTTACTACAACCAAATTTATTGCCTTTGGTGATGGCCAGATCCGGAGTTAA
- a CDS encoding HDOD domain-containing protein, which translates to MGALDELLKNENKNPPPFPDLGIKILQTLFTKTPREIEEVFQTEKEISRFLIEIANLPHFRKGAPPINDFRMASLVLGETTLHILALGLIAKKLMRSTFNEFSFPRFWSRALSQAVAMYFFADLVEDISKHLPLSAFLLDYGIIVMYHINPEKYLQVLHLKREGKPLLEAEREVFGVVHPEIGAEYFENYGLPRRFILNLLYHHSTDNTSLEVSPEIKKDLLLLQMIDEGVGSFFSRRREERWKRFKELAGTFLTDIEIDTFGEVFPSIVNTYFEIFGWNEFKLISHSKWLEEKERELKQLELTQKTKEEDLKLTIEEYKNKILELHLEKKDLEKTLDLLWLKFKERTILDELTEVYQESYFLKRLKEELLRAKRYRRTFSVLCVELEKLDEIGKKYGAGEEEKFLKEIAQNFQKLLRRVDITGRLRDWNRFWIILPETPSQGAMVVARKLLRKVEELYFRTYQLEASPFISVITYDPIKVDPKKEPSVETLIKLLEKGLDLLKSRKQNRVLLLRIEKDIE; encoded by the coding sequence ATGGGTGCCCTGGATGAGCTTTTAAAGAATGAAAATAAAAATCCGCCCCCTTTCCCCGATCTTGGTATAAAGATCCTTCAAACTCTCTTTACCAAGACCCCTCGGGAGATTGAGGAAGTATTCCAGACAGAAAAGGAGATATCCAGGTTTCTTATTGAAATCGCAAATCTCCCACATTTCCGAAAAGGTGCACCCCCTATTAATGACTTTAGAATGGCAAGTCTTGTCCTCGGAGAGACTACGCTACACATTCTTGCCCTTGGTCTAATTGCTAAGAAACTTATGCGTTCCACCTTTAACGAATTCAGTTTCCCCAGATTCTGGTCAAGAGCCCTATCCCAAGCAGTAGCCATGTATTTTTTTGCAGACCTTGTGGAGGACATCTCCAAGCACTTGCCTCTTTCAGCCTTTCTTCTTGATTATGGAATAATTGTGATGTATCACATAAACCCTGAAAAATACTTACAGGTCTTACATTTAAAAAGGGAGGGGAAACCACTTCTTGAAGCGGAAAGAGAAGTTTTTGGAGTAGTTCATCCTGAAATAGGGGCTGAATACTTTGAAAACTATGGTCTCCCCAGAAGATTTATCCTTAATCTCTTATATCATCACTCTACTGATAACACATCCTTAGAAGTATCACCTGAAATTAAAAAGGATTTACTGCTTCTTCAAATGATTGACGAAGGTGTGGGAAGTTTTTTTAGTCGCAGAAGAGAGGAGCGCTGGAAGAGATTTAAAGAATTGGCCGGAACCTTTCTTACAGATATAGAAATTGATACCTTTGGAGAGGTCTTTCCAAGTATTGTCAATACCTATTTTGAGATTTTTGGATGGAATGAATTTAAACTTATATCCCATTCAAAGTGGCTGGAAGAAAAGGAAAGAGAACTCAAGCAACTTGAACTCACCCAAAAAACCAAAGAAGAGGACCTCAAATTAACCATTGAAGAATACAAAAACAAAATTTTAGAACTCCACTTGGAAAAAAAAGATTTGGAAAAGACATTAGACCTTTTATGGCTTAAATTTAAGGAAAGAACCATATTAGATGAGCTCACAGAGGTCTATCAGGAGTCCTATTTTTTAAAAAGGCTAAAAGAAGAGCTTTTAAGAGCCAAAAGGTATCGCAGAACCTTTAGTGTTCTCTGTGTAGAACTGGAAAAATTAGATGAAATTGGAAAGAAATACGGTGCTGGGGAAGAGGAAAAATTTCTTAAAGAGATAGCTCAAAATTTTCAAAAACTTTTAAGGCGCGTTGATATAACTGGAAGACTTAGGGACTGGAATAGATTCTGGATTATTCTTCCTGAAACCCCCTCCCAGGGGGCTATGGTGGTTGCCCGGAAACTTTTACGCAAGGTTGAAGAACTTTATTTTAGGACCTATCAGCTTGAGGCCTCTCCTTTTATATCAGTAATAACCTACGATCCCATAAAAGTTGATCCCAAAAAAGAACCTTCTGTAGAGACATTAATTAAACTTTTAGAAAAGGGGCTGGATCTTCTTAAGAGTAGAAAGCAAAACAGAGTTTTATTACTGAGGATAGAAAAGGATATTGAGTAG
- a CDS encoding TlyA family RNA methyltransferase has protein sequence MSSKKTRIDLLLVKRGLAESRQKAQALILSGKVFYSMDGLNFHPVLKPGEAFPESVILQIKEDIPYVSRGGLKLEGALKVFEINPEGMVCLDVGASTGGFTHCLLLKGAQKIYAVDVGKGQLHFKLRNHPQVILMENINARYLTPDMFPEKFDLITVDVSFISLEKILPVLIPLLKAEGLILALIKPQFELSPKEVKKGVVRDPKLHFKVVQKIWSFAESLGLRPLGVAESSIPGAKGNKEFFICLKKQAML, from the coding sequence TTGAGTAGTAAAAAAACACGGATTGATCTCCTTCTTGTAAAAAGGGGCCTGGCTGAAAGTCGTCAAAAAGCTCAGGCCTTGATCCTTTCTGGAAAAGTCTTTTATTCTATGGATGGGTTAAATTTTCACCCCGTTTTAAAACCAGGAGAGGCCTTTCCTGAAAGTGTGATTCTTCAAATTAAAGAGGATATACCCTATGTTTCCCGAGGAGGCCTTAAGCTTGAAGGGGCCCTTAAGGTCTTTGAGATAAATCCTGAAGGCATGGTATGCTTGGATGTAGGAGCTTCAACCGGAGGATTTACCCACTGCCTTCTCTTAAAAGGTGCTCAAAAAATTTATGCCGTTGATGTAGGTAAAGGGCAACTCCACTTTAAATTACGGAATCATCCTCAGGTGATTTTGATGGAAAATATTAATGCCAGATACTTAACACCAGATATGTTTCCAGAAAAATTTGATCTCATAACAGTAGATGTCTCCTTTATTTCCCTTGAAAAGATTCTCCCTGTCCTCATACCTCTTCTTAAGGCAGAAGGTTTGATTCTTGCCCTAATTAAACCTCAATTTGAACTCTCCCCGAAAGAGGTAAAAAAGGGTGTAGTCAGAGACCCTAAGCTTCATTTCAAGGTGGTCCAAAAGATCTGGTCTTTTGCAGAATCCCTTGGCTTAAGACCTCTGGGAGTTGCTGAAAGTTCAATTCCTGGAGCCAAAGGGAATAAGGAATTTTTTATTTGCCTTAAAAAGCAAGCTATGCTATAA
- a CDS encoding universal stress protein produces the protein MKIVVAYDGSEDAKEGVKLAQKFLKENHGELILLGIAAKREDMSPEEVQKVRTKTEELLSDAKKIFSDLKFETVLLEDYSVAEAILKFVEKKEADLLIMGAKGTRPDILRYTLGSTAAKVVSFAPCSVFIVRKKVTEE, from the coding sequence ATGAAGATTGTTGTTGCCTATGATGGTTCAGAAGATGCAAAAGAAGGGGTCAAACTGGCACAAAAATTTCTAAAAGAAAATCATGGAGAACTAATCCTGCTTGGAATTGCTGCCAAAAGGGAGGATATGAGCCCTGAAGAGGTGCAAAAGGTTAGAACTAAAACTGAAGAGCTACTATCTGATGCAAAAAAAATCTTTTCAGACCTTAAATTTGAAACTGTCCTCCTTGAGGATTATTCTGTTGCTGAAGCTATTTTAAAGTTTGTGGAGAAAAAGGAGGCTGATCTCCTGATTATGGGTGCTAAGGGCACAAGGCCTGATATTTTAAGATATACCCTTGGAAGCACTGCAGCCAAGGTTGTATCCTTTGCCCCTTGCTCTGTCTTTATTGTAAGAAAAAAGGTAACTGAGGAGTAA